The following are encoded together in the Pempheris klunzingeri isolate RE-2024b chromosome 24, fPemKlu1.hap1, whole genome shotgun sequence genome:
- the LOC139223773 gene encoding insulin receptor substrate 2-like gives MASPPATGGHLLSNGTNGVKKCGYLRKQKHGHRRFFVLREPTERCPARLEYYESEKKWRNKSAAKRVITLDSCLCVNKRADAKHKHLIALYTKDEYFAVAADNEQEQESWFTVLTDLIAEGKVYDSPASTSSLVGFEEASYGLISPANAVYKEVWQVNLKAKGLGQIKNLTGVYRLCLSSRTISFVKLNSETAAVTLQLMNIRRCGHSDSFFFIEVGRSAVTGPGEFWMQAEDSVVAQNIHETILEAMKAMKELSEFRPRSKSQSASTNPISVPTRRNLNNLPPSQTGLVRKSRTDSIAATSPGRKFTSCRIRTASEGDGSVTRPVSMSISVSGSPTSPNSGNLSRSHTLSSGRTCRMLESSSNLHHSRSMPVSNSPPAASSPISMSPRGGGSICTPDKARRPFSCSASISGSLSDTGFMLCDDYSSSPGDPKFLPLTRSDTPDSLSSTPPSRDISDPCGYMIMEGAGGSRSGACGEGQDKAYRKRTHSLTTPRQQRVVAPLSSASLDEYTLMRMAHGQNSHSASPKVCYPEDYGDIEIGSSRSSSSNLGDDGYMPMTPGVAAQSGKVDNYMPMSPMCVSAPKQIVNPRVHPQAAASGGYKTNSPCSSSLEDNGYMRMWCGSKSSMESPDRHGEYMNMSPGNPPPLQTPPDYYLGLLASEPASVRPAYQAGSLTLPAKLQASKSEESSQYVLMSPQSLRQKVGESDYYSVMQPSAAQTPLSPSVPSPVRHGRADSLPYRGRLGRPNRLSLDTLRTLPSMNEHPLPGEPRSPGEYINIDFSGTRLSPPSTVSTESQSSSLGSSGGGPGRSSLTDYINLELGSHSPKEADTPAEHLDTLPVLSMCPCSVEDVYHLNGEKGSEVKNDYNEMTFGMTSSPPQLVPQNTASQGIRERRLSLEDQGVPEGIGVFLLGATPSSTVDPDCSAKVIRANPQGRRRHSSETFSSTATVTPVFPSFARGDMVKRHSSVENISSRSSEGSDEEYGSPVNRQSSAGYPNRLNYIALNLLDSRGVEKCEDLAGFKPTSSCKGGINGLHSTPYVCLGFKEAATTAKD, from the exons ATGGCCAGTCCTCCCGCGACAGGAGGACACCTGTTATCTAATGGGACGAATGGTGTGAAGAAGTGCGGCTACCTGAGGAAGCAGAAACACGGACACAGGCGCTTCTTCGTGCTGAGAGAGCCGACGGAGCGCTGCCCTGCCCGGCTGGAGTATTACGAGAGCGAGAAGAAATGGAGGAACAAGTCCGCCGCCAAACGGGTCATAACTTTGGACTCCTGTCTGTGCGTAAACAAACGAGCCGACGCCAAACACAAGCACCTGATCGCCCTCTACACCAAGGACGAGTACTTCGCTGTGGCTGCGGACAacgagcaggagcaggagagctGGTTCACGGTCCTGACGGATCTGATCGCCGAGGGGAAAGTGTACGACAGCCCCGCTTCCACCTCCTCGTTAGTGGGCTTCGAGGAGGCCAGCTACGGACTCATCAGTCCTGCAAACGCCGTCTATAAGGAGGTATGGCAGGTCAACTTGAAAGCCAAAGGCTTGGGTCAGATCAAGAACCTGACGGGAGTGTACAGGCTGTGTTTGTCCAGCAGGACCATCAGCTTTGTCAAACTGAActcagaaacagctgctgtcactttgCAGCTCATGAACATCCGGAGATGTGGCCACTCAGACAGCTTCTTCTTCATAGAGGTGGGCCGCTCGGCGGTCACCGGGCCTGGGGAGTTCTGGATGCAGGCAGAGGACTCAGTGGTGGCGCAGAACATCCACGAGACCATCCTAGAGGCCATGAAGGCCATGAAGGAGCTGTCCGAGTTCAGGCCTCGCAGCAAGAGCCAGTCCGCCAGCACTAACCCCATCTCTGTGCCCACACGGCGCAACCTCAACAACCTCCCCCCCAGTCAGACGGGCCTGGTGAGGAAATCCCGAACAGACAGCATAGCAGCCACCTCTCCAGGGAGGAAGTTCACGTCCTGTCGGATAAGAACGGCCAGCGAGGGAGACGGCAGCGTGACCCGGCCTGTGTCCATGTCCATATCCGTGAGCGGGAGTCCCACCAGTCCAAACTCTGGGAACCTCAGCAGGTCTCACACCCTCAGCAGTGGGCGCACCTGCAGGATGCTAGAGTCCTCCTCCAACCTGCATCATAGCCGGTCCATGCCGGTGTCCAACTCCCCTCCGGCCGCCTCCAGCCCCATCAGCATGTCTCCCAGAGGGGGGGGTAGTATCTGCACTCCTGACAAAGCCCGGCGGCCTTTCAGCTGCAGCGCCTCCATCTCTGGCTCCCTCAGCGACACTGGCTTCATGCTGTGCGACGACTACAGCTCCAGTCCAGGTGATCCCAAATTCCTCCCCCTGACCCGCAGCGACACCCCCGACTCTCTGTCCAGCACGCCTCCATCTCGTGACATCAGCGACCCTTGTGGCTACATGATAATGGAGGGGGCCGGTGGGAGCAGGTCTGGGGCTTGTGGAGAGGGTCAAGACAAGGCTTACAGGAAGCGGACGCACTCCCTGACCACACCACGTCAGCAGAGGGTGGTGGCGCCGCTGTCCTCGGCCTCCTTGGATGAGTACACACTCATGAGGATGGCCCACGGACAGAACTCTCACTCCGCCTCCCCTAAAGTGTGCTACCCAGAGGATTATGGAGACATTGAGATCGGTTCATCCAGAAGCTCCAGTAGTAACCTCGGCGACGATGGCTACATGCCAATGACTCCAGGTGTAGCAGCCCAGTCTGGCAAGGTCGACAACTACATGCCCATGAGCCCCATGTGCGTCTCAGCACCCAAGCAGATTGTGAACCCTAGGGTGCACCCTCAGGCAGCTGCCAGCGGTGGTTACAAGACCAACTCcccctgcagcagctctctggagGACAACGGCTACATGAGAATGTGGTGTGGCTCCAAATCCTCCATGGAGAGCCCAGACAGACATGGTGAATACATGAACATGTCACCTGGAAACCCACCTCCACTCCAGACCCCCCCTGACTACTACTTGGGCCTGCTGGCCAGTGAACCTGCATCAGTGAGGCCAGCCTACCAGGCCGGCTCCCTGACACTCCCCGCTAAACTTCAGGCCTCCAAGAGTGAGGAAAGCAGCCAGTATGTGTTGATGAGCCCTCAGAGTTTGAGGCAGAAGGTGGGGGAGTCAGACTACTACTCTGTGATGCAGCCGAGTGCAGCTCAGACCCCTCTGAGCCCCTCTGTACCCTCTCCTGTTCGACACGGCCGGGCGGACAGCCTGCCCTACAGAGGGAGGCTGGGCAGGCCTAACAGGCTTTCCCTGGACACCCTGAGGACCCTGCCCAGCATGAACGAGCACCCCCTGCCTGGCGAACCCCGCAGCCCCGGAGAGTACATTAACATTGACTTCAGCGGCACCAGACTCTCCCCGCCCTCCACTGTATCAACAGAGAGCCAGTCTTCATCACTGGGTTCCAGCGGCGGGGGCCCGGGGAGGTCCTCTCTGACAGACTACATTAACCTGGAGCTGGGCTCACACTCACCCAAGGAGGCTGACACCCCCGCTGAGCACTTGGACACACTCCCAGTGTTGTCCATGTGCCCCTGCTCAGTGGAGGATGTGTACCATCTGAATGGCGAGAAAGGCTCTGAGGTGAAAAATGACTACAATGAGATGACGTTTGGGATGACCAGCTCGCCTCCGCAGCTTGTTCCTCAGAACACAGCAag CCAGGGCATCAGGGAGAGGAGGCTCTCTCTGGAGGACCAGGGAGTCCCAGAAGGCATTGGGGTCTTCCTGCTTGGGGCCACCCCTTCCTCCACGGTGGACCCCGACTGCTCCGCCAAGGTGATCCGGGCCAATCCGCAGGGACGTCGGCGCCACAGCTCAGAGACCTTCTCCTCTACCGCCACTGTGACGCCGGTCTTCCCCTCGTTCGCCCGCGGCGACATGGTGAAGAGGCACAGCTCGGTGGAGAACATCTCATCCCGGAGCAGCGAGGGCTCAGACGAAGAGTACGGCAGCCCAGTGAACCGGCAGAGCTCGGCCGGCTACCCCAACAGACTGAACTACATTGCCTTGAACCTGCTGGACAGCAGGGGCGTGGAGAAATGCGAGGACCTGGCTGGCTTCAAACCCACCAGCAGCTGCAAGGGGGGTATCAATGGATTACACAGCACACCATATGTCTGTTTGGGATTCAAGGAGGCTGCAACCACTGCCAAAG ACTGA
- the ptger2a gene encoding prostaglandin E receptor 2a (subtype EP2): MDDDNDPCHSKHHIDTKSPLISAIMFAAGIFGNVAALVILEIRRRRDTRIGGVRQRSLFHVLITSLVVTDLAGTCLVSPLVQLSYARNMTLVGMSPDTQSVCAYFGVSMTFFSLATMSLLFTMALERCFAIGYPYLYSRHVTKKCAYIPIPGVFLLCTLFCLLPFAGFGKYVQYCPGTWCFIDMNPSRDEDRAYANLYATVMLVLVLAIVACNGFVVYQLFRMYQRRRRNGGSVTATTRSSSDRRAMSMAEEVEHLILLVFMTIIFIICTLPLVIRVYINSSLRDRKESHRLDLIALRFISVNSIIDPWVFILLSPSVLHFFWASVCGASLATSRGSIFKSSLAKENCAADMELSRPTLEYTEHFHSVETLKP, translated from the exons ATGGATGATGACAATGACCCGTGCCACAGCAAACACCACATCGACACCAAGAGTCCGCTCATCAGTGCCATCATGTTTGCCGCAGGCATCTTTGGCAACGTGGCTGCTCTGGTGATCCTGGAAATCCGGCGACGTAGAGACACAAGGATCGGGGGAGTGCGGCAGCGTTCACTGTTTCATGTCCTCATCACTTCGCTTGTGGTCACGGACCTGGCAGGGACCTGCCTGGTCAGCCCGCTCGTACAGCTGTCGTATGCGCGCAACATGACCTTGGTGGGGATGTCGCCCGACactcaaagtgtgtgtgcgtacttTGGTGTGAGCATGACCTTCTTCAGCCTGGCCACCATGTCACTACTCTTCACTATGGCACTAGAGAGGTGCTTTGCCATTGGCTATCCCTACCTGTACAGCCGCCATGTCACCAAGAAATGCGCCTATATCCCAATCCCAGGGGTGTTTTTGTTATGTACGTTATTCTGTCTCCTCCCTTTTGCGGGATTTGGTAAATATGTGCAGTACTGTCCCGGCACATGGTGCTTCATTGACATGAACCCTTCGAGAGACGAGGACCGGGCCTACGCCAACCTGTACGCAACTGttatgctggtgctggtgctggctATCGTGGCGTGCAACGGTTTTGTGGTGTACCAGCTGTTCAGAATGTACCAACGTCGGAGGAGGAACGGCGGCTCAGTGACGGCGACCACAAGATCCAGCAGCGACCGCCGGGCGATGTCCATGGCCGAGGAGGTGGAGCATCTCATCTTGCTGGTCTTCAtgaccatcatcttcatcatatGCACACTGCCCCTGGTG ATCCGAGTATACATAAACTCCTCCTTAAGGGATCGCAAGGAGTCTCACCGCCTGGACCTGATTGCCCTCCGCTTCATCTCCGTTAACTCCATCATCGACCCCTGggtcttcatcctcctctcccccagCGTGCTGCACTTTTTCTGGGCCTCGGTTTGCGGGGCCTCCCTGGCAACCTCCAGGGGCTCCATATTTAAATCATCGCTGGCCAAAGAGAACTGTGCGGCTGACATGGAACTGTCTCGCCCAACATTGGAGTACACggagcattttcacagtgtggaaACTTTAAAACCGTAA